The Neorhizobium sp. NCHU2750 genome contains the following window.
GGCGAAAGGCATAAGAGGCCGCGAACGCCGCTGACCAAGGCAGGTTTTCACGAATGAACTGGTTGCGCGGCAAAAGCGCATCCACGGTTTCAAACCTATCGTATCGATAGGAGAATTCCGAAAAGATGATTTGATTGATCACCACGCTGCCGCGCGCCACGGCCGCCAGCAATTGCCGTCGCGACCATTCAAGCCAATGCGGATCGCGCACCGCAAGGTCGACGAGAATATTGGTGTCGATGAGCGTTACCATGCCGTTATCGATCGCGCGTTATCCGCATCAGCTCATCGGCATCGACAGCCTGGTCGCCGGTCCCGCCCAGTTGATCGAGCGTGGTGATGAAACGATCAAGCCGCGCACGGTCTGCGTCTGCGGTGGTTCCATTTTTGGGCGTAAGAGTAATCACGCCACCTTCCACGCCGAAGATCACCTCGCTGTTCGGCCCGATGCCCACCAGCTCGCGAAGATCCCGCGGTATGGTCACCTGCCCTTTGGATGTCACACGCATGACCTGTTCTCCTTTGAGTAAGAAAATATCTTACCTTGAGAACAAGTCAAGAACAACGCCACTTGCGGCCTATCCCGCCAGAGCCTGCCGCATGCGGTGTCCACCACGATTATGGGCGTGGCAGATCGCGATCGCCAGCGCATCGGCCGCGTCATTGCCCTTGAATTCCACTTTCGGCATGAGGATTTTCAGCATCAGGTGGATCTGCTGCTTTTCGCCGTGACCGACACCGATCACCGATTTCTTCACGGCGTTCGGCGCGTATTCGGCAACCGGCAGTCCCGCCCGCGCCGGCACCAGCATGACAACGCCGCGCGCCTGACCGAGCTTCAGCGTCGCGACCGCATCCTTGTTGACGAAAGTCTGCTCGACGGCCGCCTCATCGGGCTTGTAGGCATGCACCACCTCGGCCAGCCCGTCATGCAGCTGGCAGAGACGCGATGCCAGGTCGAGATCGCCATCGGAGGTCACCGTCCCCGAGGCTACGAACTTCAGACTGTTGCCGATCGTGTCGATGACGCCCCAGCCGGTGCGGCGCAGTCCCGGATCGATACCGATGATTCGAATGATGTCTGCCATGGCCT
Protein-coding sequences here:
- a CDS encoding type II toxin-antitoxin system VapC family toxin translates to MVTLIDTNILVDLAVRDPHWLEWSRRQLLAAVARGSVVINQIIFSEFSYRYDRFETVDALLPRNQFIRENLPWSAAFAASYAFRRYRSAGGRRERVLPDFLIGAHATIRGYTLLTRDPSGYRSYFPGIDVIAPDTHPLSGNQT
- a CDS encoding AbrB/MazE/SpoVT family DNA-binding domain-containing protein; this translates as MRVTSKGQVTIPRDLRELVGIGPNSEVIFGVEGGVITLTPKNGTTADADRARLDRFITTLDQLGGTGDQAVDADELMRITRDR
- the ruvC gene encoding crossover junction endodeoxyribonuclease RuvC; amino-acid sequence: MADIIRIIGIDPGLRRTGWGVIDTIGNSLKFVASGTVTSDGDLDLASRLCQLHDGLAEVVHAYKPDEAAVEQTFVNKDAVATLKLGQARGVVMLVPARAGLPVAEYAPNAVKKSVIGVGHGEKQQIHLMLKILMPKVEFKGNDAADALAIAICHAHNRGGHRMRQALAG